A genome region from Gammaproteobacteria bacterium includes the following:
- a CDS encoding acyl-CoA/acyl-ACP dehydrogenase → MSTVDPLILDTCSRLFTEQCSPAVVNTAEDGDWPVELWTAIEAAGLSLAWVPEKYGGADGSLADGFAIARAAAAHAAPVPLAETLLAGWLLAEAGLNCPTGPMSVATTVLTLDSEQRLNGSAKRIAFAAKSEHLAVLACTQRDSLCAVLVPCSGLNISPHQNLAGESAGDTAFTNSIPTAVINCRPDQSARLSQMGAVMRSQQIAGALAHVLGQCIEYAGDRQQFGRPIGRFQAVQHNLAMLAGEAAAASSAADAAVRAIERHGLDDPRTRIAVASAKVRSGEAAGAGAAIAHQVHGAMGYTHEYSLQHYTRRLWSWRDDFGSESVWAVQLGDQVTAAGHQSLWPALSDI, encoded by the coding sequence ATGTCTACAGTCGACCCCCTGATTCTTGACACATGTTCCCGACTGTTCACAGAACAGTGCTCACCGGCCGTCGTTAACACCGCCGAGGACGGCGACTGGCCTGTTGAACTTTGGACGGCAATTGAGGCCGCTGGCCTGTCATTGGCCTGGGTGCCTGAAAAGTATGGCGGTGCCGATGGTTCGCTCGCCGACGGTTTTGCGATCGCTCGGGCTGCAGCTGCTCATGCCGCCCCGGTCCCACTGGCCGAAACTCTGCTGGCCGGCTGGTTGCTGGCTGAGGCCGGCCTGAATTGTCCCACCGGCCCGATGTCAGTCGCCACAACGGTACTGACACTGGATTCAGAACAGCGATTGAACGGTTCTGCAAAACGTATCGCTTTCGCCGCCAAGTCAGAACATCTTGCAGTCCTGGCATGTACTCAGCGGGATAGCCTGTGTGCAGTACTGGTGCCCTGTTCTGGCCTGAATATCAGCCCTCATCAGAATCTGGCCGGGGAGTCGGCTGGTGATACCGCATTCACCAATAGCATACCCACTGCGGTGATCAACTGTCGGCCTGACCAATCTGCTCGCCTGAGCCAGATGGGAGCGGTAATGCGCAGTCAACAGATCGCAGGTGCTCTCGCCCATGTTCTGGGCCAGTGTATTGAGTACGCTGGCGACCGGCAGCAGTTCGGTCGCCCAATCGGTCGTTTCCAGGCAGTTCAGCACAACCTCGCCATGCTGGCAGGTGAAGCTGCAGCGGCCAGCTCGGCTGCTGATGCGGCTGTCAGGGCTATAGAGCGACACGGGCTGGATGATCCAAGAACAAGGATCGCCGTTGCCAGTGCCAAAGTGCGTTCGGGTGAGGCAGCCGGTGCCGGTGCAGCCATCGCCCATCAGGTCCACGGTGCAATGGGCTACACACACGAATACAGCTTGCAGCATTACACGCGCAGACTGTGGTCCTGGCGTGATGACTTCGGATCAGAAAGCGTGTGGGCTGTACAACTGGGTGATCAGGTCACGGCAGCCGGCCACCAGTCACTCTGGCCTGCGCTGTCGGATATCTAA
- a CDS encoding acyl-CoA dehydrogenase family protein, which translates to MSQGIQFDSVQMPEEAEAMRQTVRDFLAAEIAAGNFEADGFGMTTHSPEFSRRCGEAGFIGMTWPTTYGGQERSFLERFVVTEEMLAVGAPVWAHWVADRQSGPVLIRYAKDEVRQDVLPRIVAGECYFCIGMSEPDAGSDLFSLRSTAKPVGGGWRINGRKIWTSNAHRSHYMIALLRTSAATSENRRYGLTQFLIAMDSPGITIRPIRNLTGAHDFNEVTFDDVFVPDSHLIGEVDTASSQATNELAYERSGPERFLETIAVLKALIRVAGKNPDKRLSEGIGRLVAQLSTLRQMSVSVAGMLSAGKVPQVEAALVKDLGTNWEQSLPGEARNLVTNDSADQEAFEAFEAVLGQAILIAPKLTIQGGTREILRGIIARGLGLR; encoded by the coding sequence ATGTCGCAGGGTATACAGTTTGACTCCGTCCAGATGCCAGAAGAGGCGGAGGCAATGAGACAGACCGTTCGCGATTTTCTGGCGGCAGAAATCGCCGCTGGAAATTTTGAAGCTGACGGATTCGGTATGACCACGCACTCGCCTGAGTTCAGCCGGCGCTGTGGGGAAGCCGGGTTTATCGGTATGACTTGGCCCACCACCTATGGTGGTCAGGAACGGAGCTTTCTAGAACGGTTCGTGGTAACCGAGGAGATGCTTGCCGTTGGGGCACCGGTCTGGGCACATTGGGTTGCTGACCGACAGAGTGGTCCAGTCCTGATTCGCTACGCCAAAGATGAAGTCAGACAGGACGTATTGCCGAGAATTGTTGCTGGAGAGTGTTATTTCTGCATCGGAATGAGTGAACCGGATGCGGGTTCGGACCTGTTTTCTTTGCGGTCCACAGCAAAGCCGGTAGGGGGTGGTTGGCGGATCAACGGTCGAAAAATCTGGACCAGCAATGCTCACCGGTCGCACTACATGATTGCGTTGCTGCGAACGTCTGCAGCCACGAGCGAGAACCGCCGATATGGTTTGACTCAGTTTCTGATTGCCATGGATTCGCCAGGCATTACCATACGCCCGATCCGCAATCTCACCGGCGCACATGACTTCAACGAAGTAACCTTTGACGACGTTTTTGTACCCGATAGCCATCTCATTGGTGAGGTCGACACGGCCTCCAGTCAGGCTACCAACGAATTAGCTTACGAGCGAAGCGGTCCGGAAAGGTTTCTTGAAACCATCGCCGTGCTTAAGGCCTTGATTCGTGTTGCCGGAAAGAACCCGGACAAGCGATTGTCTGAGGGTATCGGACGACTGGTGGCACAACTGTCGACACTACGACAGATGTCGGTATCTGTTGCTGGCATGCTCAGTGCAGGGAAGGTGCCGCAAGTCGAAGCGGCACTGGTGAAAGATCTCGGGACCAACTGGGAGCAGAGTTTGCCTGGCGAGGCGCGGAATTTGGTAACGAATGATTCAGCCGATCAGGAAGCCTTTGAGGCGTTTGAGGCGGTTCTAGGGCAGGCCATACTGATCGCACCTAAACTGACAATCCAAGGCGGAACCCGGGAAATTCTTCGTGGCATCATCGCCCGTGGTTTGGGCCTGCGCTAG